One segment of Castanea sativa cultivar Marrone di Chiusa Pesio chromosome 3, ASM4071231v1 DNA contains the following:
- the LOC142627002 gene encoding laccase-14-like produces MGLEKMSSTLWFSGLIFLNSLLLCMAAGQVHYYDFVLKETNFTKLCSTKSILTVNGSFPGPTIRVHKGDTVFVNVHNQGKYGVTIHWHGVRQLRNPWSDGPENITQCPIAPNTSFTQEVIFSTEEGTLWWHAHSDWTRATVHGAIIILPKPGTIYPFPKPYAEETFILGEWYKGDVMAIITEALATGGDPNISDAFTINGQPGDLYNCSNGTTYRLPVYSGKTYLLRIINSIMNEEQFFGIAKHNLTVVGSDGAYLKPINTNYIMITPGQTMDVLVTANQSPSLYYIASTPFADSTAPFDNTTTTAILQYKGNYTVPSTIPFPTLPAYNDKDAAGNYTIRLRSLASKQHPVNVPKKITKSIFMIVSVNQIYCPNASCAGPSGNRLSASLTNISFVTPNIDILQAYYRKLPRVFASNFPYQPLYYFNFTGDVGNNSLYPALATKVLTVNYNDAVEIVLQGTNVGAAENHPMHLHGFSFYVVGMGFGNFNNKTNLKSYNLIDPPEVNTVGVPKNGWVTIRFIADNPGVWFVHCHLERHASWGMDTVLIVKNGGTSATSIRPPPKYMPPCSKS; encoded by the exons ATGGGATTAGAAAAAATGAGTTCTACCTTATGGTTTTCGGGACTAATATTTCTTAACAGTCTGCTTCTTTGCATGGCTGCAGGACAAGTCCATTACTATGACTTTGTT CTGAAGGAAACAAATTTCACTAAGCTGTGCAGCACGAAGAGCATTTTAACTGTAAATGGAAGTTTCCCTGGGCCAACCATTCGGGTTCACAAAGGCGATACTGTCTTTGTTAACGTACATAATCAAGGGAAATATGGAGTCACTATCCACTG GCATGGAGTTAGACAACTGAGAAATCCATGGTCAGATGGTCCAGAAAACATTACACAGTGCCCCATTGCTCCTAACACAAGCTTCACCCAGGAGGTAATATTTTCTACAGAAGAGGGAACTCTTTGGTGGCATGCTCACAGTGATTGGACCCGTGCTACAGTGCATGGTGCCATTATTATTTTACCTAAACCTGGAACCATTTACCCATTTCCTAAGCCTTATGCAGAAGAGACATTTATTCTTG GAGAATGGTATAAGGGAGATGTGATGGCAATAATTACTGAAGCTCTTGCAACTGGTGGCGATCCAAACATCTCAGATGCTTTCACTATTAATGGCCAACCAGGAGACCTCTATAATTGTTCTAATG GAACTACATACCGTCTACCAGTTTACTCTGGCAAGACCTATCTTTTACGCATAATCAATTCCATAatgaatgaagaacaatttttcGGAATTGCAAAGCACAACCTCACAGTTGTTGGGAGTGATGGTGCATACCTCAAACCAATAAACACCAATTATATCATGATAACACCAGGACAAACAATGGACGTTTTGGTCACAGCAAATCAGTCTCCTAGTCTATATTACATTGCATCAACACCATTTGCAGACAGCACTGCTCCCTTCGACAACACCACCACTACAGCAATTTTGCAATATAAAGGCAATTATACTGTCCCATCAACTATTCCCTTCCCAACACTTCCTGCTTACAACGACAAAGACGCTGCTGGAAACTATACAATACGCTTAAGGAGCTTAGCAAGCAAACAACATCCTGTCAATGTGCCAAAAAAGATCACTAAAAGTATCTTTATGATAGTTTCTGTGAATCAGATATATTGCCCAAATGCATCATGTGCAGGTCCGAGTGGTAATAGGTTGTCAGCAAGCTTGACTAATATAAGCTTTGTGACACCCAATATTGATATACTCCAAGCATATTACAG GAAACTGCCCAGAGTATTTGCAAGCAATTTCCCCTATCAGCCTCTTTATTATTTCAACTTCACTGGAGATGTGGGGAACAATTCATTGTACCCAGCCCTAGCGACAAAAGTCTTGACAGTAAATTACAACGATGCAGTTGAGATAGTACTTCAAGGAACTAATGTTGGGGCTGCAGAGAATCATCCTATGCATCTTCACGGTTTTAGCTTTTACGTGGTGGGAATGGGTTTTGGAAATTTCAACAATAAGACTAACCTTAAGTCTTATAATTTGATTGATCCACCAGAAGTCAACACTGTTGGAGTTCCTAAAAATGGATGGGTTACAATTAGATTCATTGCTGATAATCCTG GGGTATGGTTCGTGCATTGTCATTTGGAAAGGCACGCTAGCTGGGGCATGGACACTGTGCTTATTGTGAAGAATGGGGGAACCAGTGCAACAAGCATTCGCCCTCCTCCTAAATATATGCCTCCTTGTTCCAAGTCATAG
- the LOC142627923 gene encoding pyrophosphate-energized vacuolar membrane proton pump-like — protein MGLVRWWLRDWRGSTWWCWSWVMGFGRGYEWCWVCLPWVMGLLVVGGVGIINECFAATHSEFLLKSPNPLWKNSAFFITLPFKEDEDVNSTKASHRDFIPQISRHRYCLSKLLLTPLIARTFFGVETLAGVLASSLVSGVQVSISASNTGGAWDNAKKYIEAGGNEHAKSLGPKGSDAHKAAVIGDTIGDPLKDTSGPSLNILIKLMAVESLVFAPFFAAHGGLLFKLF, from the exons ATGGGTCTAGTGCGTTGGTGGTTGCGAGATTGGCGTGGATCAACATGGTGGTGTTGGTCGTGGGTGATGGGTTTTGGCCGTGGGTATGagtggtgttgggtttgtttgcCGTGGGTGATGGGTTTGCTTGTTGTGGGTGGTGTTGGG ATAATCAATGAATGTTTTGCAGCCACCCACTCTGAATTCCTCCTTAAAAGTCCAAATCCTCTGTGGAAAAACTCAGCttttttcataacccttcccTTTAAAGAGGATGAAGATGTTAACTCCACAAAAGCTAGTCATAGAG ATTTCATCCCACAAATCTCCAGACACAGATATTGTTTGTCCAAATTATTGCTTACACCACTTATTGCTAGAACCTTCTTTGGTGTGGAGACTCTTGCTGGGGTTCTTGCTAGTTCACTTGTTTCTGGTGTGCAG GTTTCCATCTCAGCTTCAAACACGGGTGGCGCATGGGATAATGCAAAGAAATACATAGAG GCTGGTGGTAATGAACATGCAAAATCACTAGGTCCCAAAGGATCAGATGCTCACAAGGCCGCTGTCATAGGTGACACAATTGGAGATCCTCTCAAGGATACTTCTGGTCCTTCACTCAATATTCTCATCAAGCTCATGGCAGTCGAGTCCTTGGTGTTTGCTCCATTCTTTGCAGCTCATGGAGGCTTACTCTTCAAACTATTTTAA